One Cryptomeria japonica chromosome 9, Sugi_1.0, whole genome shotgun sequence genomic window carries:
- the LOC131038858 gene encoding cucumisin-like yields MSAPSPELERKLYVVYMGATPGKTDENSQKAAASVYLGMLESVYGSYEGANESLRYSYGKSFGGFAAMLTPSHVQQLSDMDGVVSVFESMKFKPLTTRSWDFIGFPASAQTNNLEYQSDIIIGLLDTGIWPESESFIDTGFGPVPSKWRGGCHTTSDFPACNKKLVGAKFYRSFSNDYPEGDFLSPRDGEGHGTHTSSTSTGNFVKNASLYGICQGESRGGAPGARVAMYKVCWVDGCAGADILAAFDDAIYDSLDVISVSLGYSRPLNYFEDPICIGAFHAIQRGILVANSAGNSGPYRPSVINNSPWSLTVAASTVDRKMDTEIRLGNNDSIEGIAINTYTMEKPWYPLVYGGDVANISGGFTSDNSSGCLLDSLDQTKVKGKIVVCYYYSDPPDYSVLLAGGAGTVIIYDGNNDTAFTWINPTSIISTKQGETVLSYIKSTSSPVANIQKTTTPKAPAPIVASFSSRGYNSITLDILKPDITAPGVNILASWVKNQSLTGYPEDMRFSNFNIISGTSMSCPHVAGAAGFVKSYHMDWSPAAIKSALLTTAFVMDETLPGNGDAEFGYGAGQINPMKAVDPGLVYDTGVNDYINMLCKEGYNDTSLRLVTGDFSSCYLVPPSKNGGRELNYPTIMVVTTPGKYFQAKFPRTVTNVGAAESIYKAIVSAPSGINVTVEPDTLSFSSLNQKLSYNVTIEGGSLGNETLLSGALTWSYGNYTVRSPITVYALPM; encoded by the exons ATGTCAG CTCCATCTCCAGAGTTAGAGAGAAAG CTTTATGTTGTCTACATGGGCGCTACTCCAGGAAAAACTGATGAAAATTCCCAGAAAGCAGCTGCTTCTGTGTACCTTGGAATGCTTGAATCTGTATATGGAAG CTATGAGGGAGCTAACGAATCGTTAAGGTATAGTTATGGAAAGAGCTTTGGTGGGTTCGCAGCTATGCTCACTCCATCGCATGTCCAACAACTTTCAG ATATGGATGGAGTGGTTTCTGTGTTTGAGAGCATGAAGTTCAAACCTTTAACAACTAGATCATGGGATTTCATCGGCTTTCCTGCATCTGCTCAAACAAATAATTTGGAGTATCAGAGCGACATCATTATTGGCCTTTTGGACACAG GAATATGGCCAGAATCAGAGAGTTTTATAGACACAGGATTTGGTCCCGTTCCCTCCAAATGGAGAGGAGGCTGCCACACAACATCAGATTTTCCTGCCTGCAACAA AAAACTTGTAGGGGCAAAGTTCTATCGTAGTTTTTCCAATGATTATCCTGAAGGAGATTTCTTGTCTCCACGAGATGGAGAAGGCCATGGAACGCATACGTCCTCTACATCCACTGGAAATTTTGTTAAAAATGCAAGTCTTTATGGCATTTGCCAAGGAGAAAGTCGAGGTGGAGCCCCTGGTGCAAGGGTAGCTATGTACAAGGTTTGTTGGGTTGATGGTTGCGCTGGTGCAGATATTCTTGCAGCCTTTGATGATGCCATTTATGACAGTTTGGATGTTATTTCTGTATCGCTTGGCTATAGTCGTCCTCTCAACTACTTTGAAGATCCCATTTGCATTGGAGCATTTCATGCTATTCAAAGGGGAATTCTCGTAGCAAACTCTGCTGGAAACTCAGGACCTTATAGGCCATCTGTTATAAATAATTCTCCCTGGTCTCTGACTGTCGCAGCAAGTACAGTAGATCGCAAGATGGACACAGAAATTCGTCTAGGAAACAATGATTCTATAGAG GGAATTGCCATAAACACATATACGATGGAGAAACCATGGTATCCTTTGGTATATGGAGGGGATGTTGCTAATATTTCTGGAGGTTTCACTTCAGATAACTCTAG TGGTTGTCTATTGGATTCTCTGGATCAAACAAAAGTTAAAGGAAAGATAGTTGTCTGCTATTACTATAGCGATCCTCCAGATTATTCAGTTCTTCTAGCTGGCGGTGCGGGTACTGTTATTATTTATGATGGAAATAATGACACAGCATTCACATGGATAAACCCTACGTCAATAATATCTACTAAACAGGGGGAAACTGTGTTGTCTTACATAAAGTCAACCAG CTCTCCTGTTGCAAACATTCAAAAAACTACTACTCCCAAAGCACCTGCACCAATAGTGGCTTCATTCTCATCACGAGGTTACAATTCAATCACACTGGACATTCTCAAG CCAGACATCACTGCACCGGGTGTGAACATCCTGGCATCTTGGGTCAAGAATCAGTCACTTACTGGGTATCCAGAAGACATGAGGTTTTCCAACTTTAATATAATATCAGGGACATCAATGTCATGCCCTCATGTTGCAGGGGCTGCAGGGTTTGTTAAGTCTTATCATATGGATTGGTCTCCAGCAGCTATAAAGTCAGCTCTCCTGACCACAG CATTTGTAATGGATGAAACATTGCCTGGGAATGGGGATGCAGAATTTGGGTATGGGGCTGGTCAAATTAATCCAATGAAGGCAGTCGATCCAGGGCTTGTTTATGACACAGGTGTAAATGATTACATAAATATGCTTTGCAAGGAAGGTTACAATGATACCAGTTTGCGTTTAGTGACAGGAGACTTCAGTAGTTGCTACCTTGTACCACCATCTAAGAATGGAGGGCGAGAACTAAACTACCCTACAATAATGGTTGTTACTACTCCAGGAAAATATTTTCAAGCTAAATTTCCCAGAACTGTTACCAATGTAGGAGCTGCAGAAAGTATATACAAGGCCATTGTAAGTGCACCCTCTGGAATCAATGTCACAGTGGAACCAGACACATTATCATTCTCATCTCTAAACCAGAAGCTATCATATAATGTTACGATTGAAGGTGGATCCCTAGGTAATGAAACATTGCTTTCAGGCGCCTTGACCTGGAGCTATGGGAATTACACTGTGAGAAGCCCAATTACTGTGTATGCTCTTCCAATGTAG